DNA sequence from the Paenibacillus physcomitrellae genome:
CCCAATGATCCTGATATAAGAGTGATGATTTATATGCCACTTGCAGCAACAAGATCAAAGCTGGAAAAATATTTGAAAAAGAAATCACCTGCAATAAACAAAGGATGACAGTATTTTATCCTTAGCGTGAGGTCTCTGATGTGAGAGTTTTATAAGGCCGGAAAATTTACATATATATGTGTCTAGTATCTGTGTCTAGTATCTGTGTCTAGCGCAACATGTTTGAGCATTATTGCCATTACGAATAGAAAGGTGTTTTTCTTTGTCAAGTAATGCCATAGTGCTTGCCCGGTGGCTTAATGGAACCGGGGGAAACTTTGGGAGAAGCCGTTAAAAGGGGACTTTTTAAAGAAACAGGATAAATCTCCAAAATGAGTAG
Encoded proteins:
- a CDS encoding NUDIX domain-containing protein, which encodes MPGGLMEPGETLGEAVKRGLFKETG